In Toxoplasma gondii ME49 chromosome VIII, whole genome shotgun sequence, a single genomic region encodes these proteins:
- a CDS encoding hypothetical protein (encoded by transcript TGME49_229300~Predicted trans-membrane domain (TMHMM2.0):145-168:194-217), with the protein MAKRQTRTKKEKTNNRLVRKDRRGPKEERRKTGRDSKDAYVLTTGDELEKEETRRRRRCCEEEAREKKIWRQSSGSNVDCLYTGERGSPRGSPRGSREEAERKEKLAVKEMTTGKSRGEGQSESKKASCVDPEGLKKNRTFHQHLLLLFLSSSSLVLVFFFSCSAMFFSSFPFRMFSFFSSFFLSPPLDFLRSLYSSPFSLFLLFLSLLLLASSTVLRCLSSRDFVRTSASCWRRQRCMFSRHRAEKGGERQGLPPFCFVSGVSQVSSFLAAHSARCAAQSRALCDFRGDCMRFLRNALARKGEERAPRKDRSVRAGTKQTWRFNATFTKQPRVSPQVSSRSSGSTL; encoded by the coding sequence atggcaaagagacagacgagaacaaaaaaggagaaaacgaacaacAGGTTGGTGAGGAAGGACCGGAGAGGCccgaaggaggagaggagaaaaactggACGAGATTCGAAAGACGCCTACGTTTTGACGACTGGAGACgagctggagaaagaagagacgaggaggaggagacgctgttgcgaggaagaggcgagagagaaaaaaatctggagacagagcagtGGCTCTAACGTCGATTGTCTGTACACTGGAGAGCGGGGAAGTCCGAGAGGAAGTCcgagaggaagccgagaggaagccgagaggaaggagaaactcgCGGTGAAAGAAATGACGACTGGAAAgtcaagaggagaaggacaaTCCGAATCCAAGAAGGCGTCATGTGTCGATCCAGAAGgcctgaagaaaaacaggacCTTCCACCaacatcttcttctcctgttcttgtcttcttcttctcttgttcttgtcttcttcttctcttgttctgctatgttcttctcctcttttccttttcgcatgttctccttcttttcctccttttttctctctcctcctctggaCTTTCTCCGCTCCCTCTactcctctcctttctcgcttttcctcttgttcctgtctctcctcctgcttGCGTCGTCCACGGTTCTGCGTTGTCTGAGCTCTCGCGATTTCGTTCGAACCTCGGCGAGCTGctggagacggcagagaTGTATGTTTTCGCGACACCGAGCAGAAAAGGGTGGAGAGCGACAGGGTCtccctcctttctgcttcgtctccggaGTTTCTCAGGTCTCGAGTTTTCTCGCGGCGCACTCAGCTCGGTGTGCCGCGCAAAGCCGGGCGCTGTGCGACTTTCGcggagactgcatgcggttCTTGCGCAACGCCCTGGctcgaaaaggagaggaacgagcGCCGCGAAAAGACCGTTCTGTGAGAGCGGGAACAAAGCAAACTTGGCGTTTTAATGCGACATTCACGAAGCAGCCGAGAGTCTCCCCCCAAGTGAGCAGTAGATCCTCCGGCTCCACCCTGTaa
- a CDS encoding kelch repeat-containing protein (encoded by transcript TGME49_229290) has product MAKKKNSKKDGEAPGDAKNRKALAKEQKRLRQEHKANQKRLKEQQKKQRGNKERLHDEEDIEELIKKIDQDRAAVNAVVIQNASQPVPRAHGSFTVLPNQDILMFGGERYDGQRVQVFGDLHRWNFDKNEWRQITSPLMPKSRCSHQAVFYNDHVYIFGGEFSTFYQFFHFKDLWKFCVKTSVWTKLEVANATEVPQARSGHRIALWRNMLLVFGGFHDTTRETRYFNDLHIYFFNDNKWRRVEFPPHAAVPCARSGCLFLAYPQGDFVFMHGGFAKIKDTAKKVQGKTFTDTWILNLKPLIADPRKEVPTWEKIRNVGAAPSPRTGMSGVVYRHSAIVFGGVADDDDGQVKLKSTFFNDLYSFDLERKRWYELTLKAEKERKPKGGRQKRVQSASANQGDNENSEEDRDKTEREDAQDEEDDEWQNSFAYFDEKGRLVRMRLYDATPPPGFAAPPPVSSASSDSGTSFTFSSSSSSAASSSSSSSSAAFASSCASERARSSTKKKTDPTASGRSVVSNVLPKSSLLDADAKRDDLPVSPSSSSSSSSSSSSSSALAAGVRAAEGRAQLLFRGDTPLPRLHGHLVVRGSSLVLYGGIMEVDDKEVTLDDCWTLNLSRRDRWQRVLAGTMDQQEWLGDDNEDGSESSSDSEAGSSVESSESSESSESASSSSESDFESSDEEDGEGVRKAQVRRLASEASRLSPARRDAPSESEDAETDESREDKRELESGDEAPILVHSEAASLQKKKKAQTPLDSAGDAQSTTSTAEPVSPQGNAGGFREARQTETHAETPVNKKAHRAEGKKKKVEKSFREEVEHLKERYRLHDIDETPQEGETLRTFFERTKQHWIELVVAEARREGADSTSRQLLRDDKELKRVAFSQASKRYEELLPCLKRLEELQQRQEESEDGETPEHGGKRVGGSAAGGLRRMR; this is encoded by the exons atggcgaagaaaaagaactcGAAAAAAGACGGGGAGGCTCCCGGGGACGCGAAGAACCGGAAGGCTCTCGCAAAGGAGCAGAAGCGCCTCAGACAAGAACACAAAGCGAACCAGAAGCGCCTCAAAGAAcaacaaaaaaaacaaaggggCAACAAAGAACGGCTCCAC gatgaagaagacatcGAGGAACTGATCAAAAAGATCGACCAGGACAGAGCTGCGGTCAATGCCGTCGTCATCCAGAATGCGTCTCAGCCTGTCCCCCGGGCACACGGATCCTTCACAGTCTTGCCCAa tcAGGACATTTTGATGTTTGGAGGGGAACGCTACGACGGCCAGCGCGTCCAGGTTTTCGGAGATCTCCATCGGTGGAATTTCGACAAAAATGAGTGGCGACAAATCACCTCGCCCCTCATGCCCAAATCACGCTGCAGTCACCAGGCAGTCTTCTACAA CGACCATGTCTACATCTTTGGAGGCGAGTTCAGCACATTTTATCAGTTCTTCCACTTCAAGGATCTCTGGAAATTCTGTGTGAAAACGAGCGTCTGGACCAAGCTGGAAGTTGCGAACGCCACCGAAGTCCCGCAGGCTCGCAGTGGCCATCGAATC gCCCTGTGGCGAAACATGCTGCTCGTCTTCGGTGGCTTCCATGATActacgcgagaaacgcgataTTTCAATGATCTCCACATCTACTTCTTCAACGACAACAA GTGGCGCCGCGTCGAGTTTCCGCCTCACGCCGCGGTGCCTTGTGCGCGATccggctgtctcttcctcgcctacCCTCAGGGCGACTTTGTTTTCATGCACGGCGGATTCGCGAAAATCAAGGACACTGCAAAGAAAGTCCAAGGAAAAACGTTCACG GATACGTGGATTCTGAACTTGAAGCCTCTGATCGCGGACccgagaaaagaagtccCCACCTGGGAGAAGATTCGAAATGTCGGAGCCGCGCCATCTCCCCGAACAG GCATGTCCGGCGtagtgtacagacactcggCGATTGTGTTCGGCGGAGTTGCGGACGACGACGACGGCCAGGTCAAGTTGAAAAGTACTTTCTTCAACGATTTGTATTCCTTCGACCTTGAGCGAAA ACGCTGGTACGAGCTGACACTCAAggccgagaaagaaaggaagcccAAGGGAGGCCGACAGAAACGCGTCCAGTCTGCCTCGGCGAATCAAG GAGACAACGAGAACAGCGAGGAGGACCGAGACaagacagaacgagaagatgctcaagacgaagaagatgatgaGTGGCAG AATTCCTTCGCCTACTTTGACGAGAAAGGTCGCCTGGTCCGCATGCGGCTGTACGACGCTACTCCACCCCCAGGCTTTGCCGCACCGCCCCCGGtgtcctctgcctcttctgacTCTGGAACGTCCTTTacgttctcttcgtcctcttcttccgccgcctcttcctcgtcatcctcttcttctgcggccttcgcttcttcttgcgCTTCGGAGCGGGCGCGGAGCagcacgaagaagaagaccgacCCAACTGCCTCTGGCCGCTCTGTCGTCTCCAACGTCCTCCCGAAGAGCTCCTTGCTGGACGCAGATGCCAAGCGCGACGACctccccgtctctccctcttcttcctcttcttcctcttcttcttcctcttcttcctcggctctTGCTGCGGGAGTTCGGGCAGCTGAAGGGAGAGCGCAACTTTTATTTCGGGGCGACACACCGCTTCCAAGGTTGCATGGCCATCTGGTGGTGAGAGGAAGTTCACTTGTGCTCTACGGCGGCATTATGGAAGTCGACGACAAAGAAGTGACTCTGGATGACTGCTGGACTCTGAATCTGAGCAGGCG agaTCGCTGGCAGCGCGTCCTGGCGGGCACCATGGACCAGCAGGAGTGGCTGGGCGACGACAACGAAGACGGGAGCGAGTCCAGCAGCGATTCGGAAGCTGGCTCGAGCGTCGAGAGCTCCGAGAGCTCAGAGAGCTCCGAGAGCGCCTCGAGTTCCTCAGAGTCCGACTTCGAGTCCTCAGAtgaagaggacggagagggGGTGAGGAAGGCTCAAGTGCGGCGGTTGGCGTCGGAGGCATCTCGGCTCTCGCCTGCGAGACGGGATGCGCCGTCAGAGTCGGAGGATGCAGAGACggacgagagcagagaagacaagcgaGAGCTGGAGTCAGGAGATGAGGCGCCAATTCTTGTGCATTCAGAGgccgcttctcttcagaagaagaagaaggctcaGACGCCTCTCGACTCTGCGGGTGACGCACAAAGCACAACCAGTACAGCGGAACCTGTTTCTCCCCAGGGGAACGCGGGCGGCTTTCgggaggcgaggcagacggaaacgcatgcagagactccAGTGAACAAGAAGGCGCACCGTGctgaggggaagaaaaagaaggtggagaagtcgttccgagaagaagtcgagcaCCTCAAG GAGCGGTATCGCCTACACGACATTGATGAGACCCctcaagaaggagaaacgctgCGTACGTTTTTCGAGCGGACGAAGCAACACTGGATCGAGCTGGTGGTTGCCGAGGCACGGAGAGAAG GAGCTGACAGCACCAGTCGTCAGTTGCTGCGCGATGACAAAGAGTTGAAGCGTGTCGCGTTCAGCCAAGCGTCGAAGCGTTACGAGGAACTTTTGCCGTGTCTGAAGAGACTTGAAGAACTCCAGCAACGTCaggaagagagtgaagacgGCGAAACTCCTGAGCACGGTGGAAAGCGCGTTGGAGGCTCCGCAGCTGGGGGCCTCCGCCGCATGCGCTGA
- a CDS encoding hypothetical protein (encoded by transcript TGME49_229280) → MMYPLSCHEEHIQFPYPFISPPRSLPGPPPGKSRDIFDPLKRRADSHGVLSWLLDARNNLRHLPELPPRRVWGRVLSMVPESARVRAKSDSDNLSGEFLRRREHQLELRRRLRDRHQELEREAQQNAPTQPGFRGVRTPEVPGEDPAKTRRPTGLLSLAMFLRKNGDLLRATRLRPTPRANIGDPQEDSDDERSPLHDVLNLSDPESYAFPNSDDDGCILRLGTRSNLPAECPGAPTRRKNSQGSTVSSSRSRGKGGSEQSVQKRNFLSPEDGPPRRGRGFLSNLRPTEARQESDERFVTAWSHNDEDGARLVVPSRLVSTLDDSAENGNGGSDRVRSDDSARSFPAERSRVARLAGTSEILGDNAPLSPLPRGYATSDRDRKKSALALDPRHLEKSVPSREATHSREASGRFQSLQASSRGTSYTPGDFGETADATANFPANDQYLRPLHHPFPLSHHGHHVSLPMFSRLPEHPFSPASACTPTQKVLPYTLKDLPDSPGPQTRPYRPANSKIRRGNTSVEKSRARDASTRRRRDGAGCSVSRRKPKPGRASAEKRKPLVPMYRQSPSQGIQPLERRPVQASEDFGSCDRLLEEWTEYRKFLEQRLHDGETREARGTAAHGYATRLESPASEARPLSGRLECLGSSSARSARGASGGSERCGPCCGTEEATRETGVSGKTSFCGWVMAGSSSSDGVGRFVGSVPRVDR, encoded by the coding sequence ATGATGTATCCGTTGAGTTGCCACGAGGAACACATTCAGTTCCCGTACCCGTTTATCAGCCCGCCGCGGTCGCTTCCGGGGCCGCCTCCAGGAAAAAGCCGTGACATTTTCGACCCGCTCAAGCGCCGCGCAGACTCGCATGGCGTGCTTTCATGGCTGTTAGACGCTCGCAACAACCTGCGGCATCTTCCGGAACTCCCGCCTCGCCGAGTCTGGGGCCGCGTGCTCTCGATGGTCCCCGAGTCTGCGAGAGTGCGTGCCAAGTCCGACAGCGACAACCTCTCTGGGGAGTTCCTCCGGCGCCGCGAGCACCAGCTCGAACTGCGACGTCGACTGCGGGACCGCCACCAAGAACTCGAACGCGAGGCGCAGCAGAACGCGCCAACCCAGCCTGGCTTccgaggtgtacgtacacccgaagtGCCTGGAGAGGACCCGGCAAAGACGCGGCGGCCGACCGGCCTGTTGTCACTTGCCATGTTTTTGCGAAAAAACGGCGACTTGCTCCGAGCCACGCGGCTGCGACCTACACCGCGGGCGAATATAGGCGATCCGCAGGAAGATTCTGACGACGAACGCTCTCCGTTACACGACGTTCTGAATCTGTCGGACCCCGAGAGTTACGCGTTCCCCAACTCCGACGACGACGGGTGCATTCTGCGCCTCGGGACCCGGTCCAATCTGCCCGCAGAGTGCCCCGGCGCTCCCACCCGCCGCAAGAACAGCCAGGGGAGCACAGTCAGCAGCTCGAGGTCGAGAGGGAAGGGCGGCAGCGAGCAGTCCGTCCAAAAGAGGaactttctgtctccggaaGACGGCCCACCGCGGCGAGGACGCGGGTTCCTCAGCAACTTGCGTCCGACGGAGGCTCGGCAGGAGTCAGACGAACGCTTCGTGACTGCGTGGTCTCACAACGACGAAGACGGGGCGAGGCTTGTAGTTCCGTCGCGGCTTGTCAGCACGCTTGACGATTCGGCAGAGAACGGCAACGGCGGGTCCGACCGAGTTAGGTCCGACGACTCCGCCAGGTCGTTCCccgcggagagaagccgcgtTGCGCGTCTAGCAGGAACGTCTGAAATTCTCGGTGACAATGCTCCGCTATCCCCGTTGCCGAGAGGCTATGCCacgagcgacagagaccggAAGAAATCGGCTCTCGCCCTCGATCCGCGGCATCTGGAGAAGTCAGTCCCTTCGCGCGAAGCAACTCACTCGAGAGAAGCTTCTGGACGTTTCCAGAGCCTCCAAGCTAGCTCGCGGGGGACCTCATACACTCCCGGTGACTTCGGTGAGACCGCCGACGCGACCGCCAACTTCCCGGCAAACGACCAATACCTCCGGCCGCTACACCacccgtttcctctgtctcaccACGGCCACCACGTCTCCCTGCCTATGTTCTCCCGCCTCCCGGAGCACCCGTTCTCGCCGGCGTCGGCATGCACGCCCACTCAGAAGGTGTTGCCTTACACTCTGAAGGACTTGCCAGACAGTCCAGGTCCGCAGACGAGGCCGTACAGGCCAGCGAACTCGAAGATTCGCCGCGGAAACACGAGCGTAGAGAAGAGCCGCGCGCGGGACGCCTCGacgcgcagacgcagagacggcgCCGGCTGCTCGGTCTCGCGCAGAAAACCGAAGCCGGGCCGGGCAAGTGCTGAGAAGCGCAAACCCCTCGTTCCGATGTACAGACAGAGCCCCAGTCAAGGGATTCAGCCGCTCGAAAGACGACCTGTGCAGGCTTCAGAGGATTTCGGCTCCTGCGACAGACTTCTCGAAGAGTGGACGGAGTACCGCAAATTTCTCGAGCAAAGGCTGCACGATGGCGAAACAAGGGAAGCCAGGGGAACCGCTGCACACGGTTACGCGACCCGCCTCGAGTCCCCGGCGAGTGAAGctcggcctctctctggaaGACTGGAGTGTCTCGGCAGCTCCAGTGCGCGATCCGCGAGAGGCGCTTCGGGCGGATCGGAGCGTTGTGGACCCTGCTGTGGCAccgaggaagcgacgcggGAGACAGGCGTTTCTGGAAAAACGTCTTTTTGTGGGTGGGTGATGGCCGGAAGCTCCAGTTCCGACGGTGTCGGCAGATTTGTCGGTTCTGTCCCGCGTGTCGACCGATAG